Within the Pseudopipra pipra isolate bDixPip1 chromosome 19, bDixPip1.hap1, whole genome shotgun sequence genome, the region CTTTTTTTGTAACTGCACCATtcaaaaatttgattttaactTTAAATAGCAGTAAAATGTAACTCAGGAAAGAACCAGATGCTTGAAATAAGGCAGCACATAGTATTTAGGAattctgctgaaatattttaaattttcagctAAATATTATGTTCTGCTGAGGTGCCAATGATGCCTGAAATGCAGAGCCTGATGTTCAAATCACTTTGCTGGAATTGTGCCCCACTTGGAGGTGATGCAGCTCCAACACTGaggcagccaggcagggaaTCAACATAAACCTCATTACCTGTTCCTTTCCAGAAGTTCATCCACTGATGACTTGAGGTGGAAGCTCACTTGTGTCACAAGGGTGAGGATGTTGCTCCCAGGAAAGGTGCCCAGACTTGTGCTGGACAAAGAGGATCCATTAGTTTCTGAACTTACCACGAGAAGCACCCGAATTCTCCAGCTGGAATTTTACCTCATGTAAGTATCAATCTCCAGGTTAGACATTCCCAGGAGCTCTTCCACATTTTCTTTAACCTTTTCAGAGTAGCCACCTGGCAGAAGACAGTGGCAATAAGCAAAAGGAGCCTAAGGAACCAGAATGGTCATACAAGAGGGTTTTTCTGGAGTACTCTGCATTGGCTCAGCAGTTCTTCCTGGATGGAGATTTTGTAAAAGGTACAATGAgaacagaagaaggaaaaaaacacttgtGGGTGGGAAGTGGAGCACGTGGTCTTTCACACAGTGTTCTGGTAAAGCACTTCCCAGCTCTGAGCCTCCCATTCAGGATGCTGAATATTTGTAGTGCCTGAGTTAAAAATCAGTAACCTGTGGggctttattttgaaaataagaaatgcagcaagacaaaaaaaaacccttctgttGACAACTGCCTGTAAAGAAACCAGAACTACAGGAAGTATTTTACCAGGCAGTGTCCTTCCTGCATCCATTTTAAGAAAATTGATTAGTCAATGCAAGTTTTATACTTAAGCAAGATCTAAATCTAAACTAAATGAATCTAATTTATATATCAGTATTGTTTCAAATCAGTTTAAAAAGCAATTCAGCttcttcaatttattttttagtatAAACATGAAGTTTTTCATCATTTGTGGGTTAGAACATAAGAAATGATGAGTATCCAATggctatttttaaattcttaggCCAAGAGGCTTCTCTGCTGCCATACTGCAAACTGTAATTTACTGTTCATAATTCAGACCACGAGCAGATAGTCAAACCACCTCAAAATATAATAAGCCTGTGCCAACCTTAGGGCAAGGGCAGTTCCCTCTTGTGCAAGGCATTAGCTGAGAGAGAATAAAGTTGTCATTGTACCATTCTTTAGTGCCTGCAGACACACAGCCAGGGATGGAATTGCCACTGGGAGAAGCTCACACAAAACAGAGAAGTGATCATAcctaggtaaaaaaaaatccattaattaGACAGTTTACTGGCAGAACATACTAAATAAATGGGAAGTTTTAATATTTCAATCATTAAAATTAAAGAGCTTTAGAAACATCAGTTTCTGTCTCAGAGAAGGGACCTTCTACCCctgaaaaacaaagtatttctgTCTTACTTATAAGAacagataaaaatgaaattactttctCAAGGCAaatcagagagagaaattgcaaTTCAGCTCTCTGGTATTCCCTTAGACCTCCTGACTTGCATAAAAACCTTTTAGTCCTTCTTTATATGAACAAGTTCTTCTCTCTTATGCAACTTCATTCTGTTTGAGTTCACATCAGACATTCAGATACATCCCCCATGCATGAATTATGTTCTCTATAAGCAGTTTAGGTGGCACAAAGTAAATTCAAGCTTTCAAACCCAATCTGCTGGTGGGGGTGTCTCCAACACAATTGCTCCTGCTGGTTAAGTGCTGTACCACCTGAGTGGATCTCTGAGGCTCAGCAGTGACTGGCAGGAAGGATTGCAGGGTTGCAAAACTCCCCAGCCTCCTTGTACCTCCTGGGGAGTTCTGGGGTGGAAGTTTGCCTCTGTGTTATCCCTGGAACCATTCCAAAGGCTGttcctcacctctgccagccGGTCAGGGCGATACCTTCAAGGACATCAGggggggtcctgctggccacTTCCAGCCACTCCAGGTGGTTCTTCAGGTGGTGCCCAATCAGTGTGAGGGACTGATTCACTCCTGTGGCTCCTTTAAAGGCACTTGCAAACCACACCTTGGAGAAGCCACATCTCTGATACTTCTCTATGAGCTGCACTGCAATGAGACACAAAGGGACACTCACAGCATCAGCCTTCTCCATTTTCAGCCCTGGCTGAAATGCTGAGAGGAACCAAGGTCCAGTTCCAACAGGCTGATGAGGTCCCAAGGATGGGACATCAGACACCTTCTCTGAGGAGCCTTTTTGGTGGCTGCCCTCCTGTTTTCATGTGCCCAGTTAACTGTATTGCATTCCCTTGGATTGTTACAGTGCTAAAAGAACCCTGGGCATGTAACAAGCCTGCACAACATCTGACAGCTGATTCTTTTTCcaacaaagaaacattttcatgcGTGTTAAATGCCTGACTGGAGCCTTTAGGAGTTTCCCTTTGAATTCTGTAGATGTCTGAAGCCTTGAAGCTTcttttgcagagctgctcaaTACAGGGCTATTGGCTCCCACTGGTTTCAGTGTGAGGAGAGTTGATGTAACAGTGCTTGTGAAAAACCTCTCAATGCCCCATCAGTGTTGAAAAGAATTAAGCAGCAGACAATGCAAGTCCTTCATAGGAGAAACATAaatagtaaaagaaaattaGTAATAGCAACTCTTATGTGAAATCAAACGAGCTGTGTTTATGCCATTAAAGCAACAAAAAGCAACTTAACAAAAATAGAATTGCTTGGTGTCCAACTAAGGTATGTTTTAATGACACAGTCTTGCTTTGGCTATTTTGCTTAAACAGCTCTTTGCTTCTACACAGCTCAGCAGAGAAGCACAAACCTTTGCCCTCCACATCCAGGTCGGCTGCATAGTCCCAGATCATGGGCTGCACCAGCTGTGGGACCCCGGAGTCTGGAAGGAACAGAGCTCTCCTAAGTAATGGAAAACAGCCAGGTAAAAGTGAGAACTAAGTACAGATTATTGGTGCAGTAGCACGTGTAAGGTAGCTCTGAAAATGCTGGAACTCCATCTGTGCTCAGACTACTCAAATTTTAGCAGTGGTTTCATATTTTTCAACAGACAAGACTCATGATGTCAAGGTCTTGGAGCTACCCCACAATTCAGTGTCTGAGTCCTCATGGTGTGCACCATGATCACAGAGGTGTTCACAgggctgcagcttctctgtgtgtttgcacCACTGGGACCagttgatatatatatatatatatcaactcttcttgttttcattattttcagtgCCAGCAAATCTGTTTTAACTAGTTGTATAAACCTTTTGGTATGACACAAAACATGCCTCAGCCCATCCCTGGTCACACACCTGCCAGTGTTTGCTCACTCATCCCCCTGAGCATGTCATCCCACACGATGGGAGTCACCCTGGGGTAAGATGAGGCCACACAACTGGCAACTGCCTTTATGTGGGCcaagcacagcttctctggggtgttgtctggctgctgcagccactgcttGGACTCCTCTCCTTCACCGAGGTAGTAGACCTGAAACATCAGGCAAAGAATCTTGACTGCttatacagaaaaagaaaatgagtttgACACAGTATCATTAAGTCACACAATATTCCAAACCTTTTGCCCAGATGGGACACCCTGAGGGGACATATTCAAAAGCACCTCTCAGTGCTGAAGACACTGCAAGCATTTCTATCAGTCTGCAGGAGACTGTGGCCATGACTATGTGTGATCATAAGGGAATTTTCCTATagaaactaaaatatttaaatgctgTATTTGCCTTTGGAAGGTTTGTTCTTAGGAGCAGCTCTCACCACATTTATTACCTTTAAATCTGGTAATACATCAGGTCCTGAGTTATATAAAACAAGGTTCCTGTCTCAGGGAAGGAGATCATCTGTATGAGTCTAACAGCAACTCGGGGGCATGTCCAAGTGCAGCCCCCCATACTTGGTCCATGCAGAGAGTGGATTCAGGCCTGTTAAGCTGGATATGCATTTAAACTCTTTGCTGGTTTAGAGCAGGTTTTACCCACAACACATTTATTCTACATAAATAGCATTTTGCTTTATAAAAAGTcccaagacaaaaaaaaaacccaacatttccCACCCACCACAAAAAGGCTTATTTTGAGTAACTTGGCCAGAACGAAGAGACAACATCTTACATAAAACTCATATCATTTGTAATGAACAGCTCCAATGGATAATCTCACTTTAATCTCACTTTAAATACTCATTTGACCTAAACCCAAGTGCTGAGTTAGATTTAAGAAGCTGCTTTCAATACTTTGATATTACACTCAGACCAATAGAAATGACATCCTGTGCTTCTGGAATTATTTAGTGTCAAAAAGACTTTTCTACACTGGCTTGAGTTGTGTTTTCTgtccccaaaatcccacccaaaCTGAAgtgcagagtcacagaatcacagaatattctgagttggaagggactcatgaggatcatcgagtccagctcttaagtgaatggcccatacagggacTCAGCCCTTGCCATCCTCCTCAAAGGAAAAACATTCCAGGCTCAAGAGAAGTCCCACCTCATCACATCCGATGTGGAACCATTCCAGGCCCTCGTGCAGGGCCATGACCTGGTCAATCATGGCCTTGACCAGCGCCAGAGACTCCTCCTTGTGCGGGTTCAGGGCGTTGGGCAGCGCCGGCACCTCCCGCAGGTGAGCGAACTCCCTGTGCTTCAGCACAAACTGCAAGGGAAAGGAGAGCCTGGGGAGCAGCCACAGAACGAGGGCACAGCAGTGTCCCCTGGCACCAGGGCTCTGAGAGCAGGTCCTGCTAAAACTGGGTGTGCCTGTGAATGAACaccagggacaggctggggggacacggCTGTGCCCCATGGTGCTGAGGAGTCTCTGGGTGAAGGAAATGGTGCAGTGTGACCCTGATGCCAAATCCTGCAGCTGGCACGCTGGATAATGGGAACATCAGGATTTACATCAGAAATTTCCCAACACAGAATCACATCatagctggaagggaccacagtgggtcatctggtcccacctccctactcgagcagggtcatcccagagcacacagcacaggaCTGTGTGCAGATggtttttgaatatctccagtgagggagactccacaccctctctggtcaatctgttcagtgctgggtcactgcacagggaagaagttcttccccatGTTCAGGTGCAGCTTCCTGGGCATTGTTTCCTGCCCAttcctcttgtcccattgctgggccccccgagcagagcccgGTCCATGCTCTGCCCCCCCCTGCAGACCCTGACACACACTGGggaggtctcctctcagtgtctcctctggaggctgaacagccccagctccctcagctttccCTTGTCACAGACatgctccatcccttcagcatCTCTGCAGCCTCCCCTGGACCTGCTCCATCTGCTCCGTGTCTCTCTTATCCCGAGGATCCCAGccctggacacagcactgccgATGTGcctcccagggctgagcagagggggcAGGATCActccctgacctgctggcagtgctcccTAACACACCCCAGGATCCCACTGTCCTCCTTGCCCCCCAGGCAGTGCCGGCTCAGCACACCCGCCCTgctcccccatcccagccctgccccgctcaCCTCCATGTGCCCGAAGCTCTGCACCAGCGGCACCACGTCCAGGCCCTGCGCCCGCGCCCGGCTCAGCACAGCCCGGAGCTCCGCGGGGCTGGGGAGAGACACGTCAGTGccccagggcactggggggtACCAGGCAGGTGGTACCTGTGGGTACATGGCTGTACCTGTAGGCGTGCGGTGCCCGCAGCGGCTCCAGCGGCCCCGTATacgggaaggtgtcctcataTTCCAGCAGCAGCCCGGTGGCACCGAGGGCACGGAACAGCGGCAGCACCTGcgggagggaggggacagcgGGGGAGCGGCCGGGCCGGGATGAGTCCCCATCCCCTCCTCAACTCTGCCAAGTATGTTCCCCACCTGTTCCCCTCCCACACCCCTTACCTGCGCCAGGCATGTTCCTCACCTGTGCCTGGTAAATCCGACACCTGCCCCAGGTCCCTCCCTCACCTGTTCCAGGTACGGCGCGCGGGGCGCGGCGCCCTTCAGGTCCAGGTGCACCAGGCGCCGCCGCATGCTCCGGCCTCGATTGCTTTGGGCTGCCGCCGCCGTGCCCCCCACACACTGCCGGCCCCTgtcccgccgccccggccccgctgtcCCGGCGCTGCCAGCCCGCGTCCCGCTGTCCCCGTGTCCCGCTGTCCCGGTTTCCCGTTGTCCCGCTGCCGCCCCTCCgccgcccccggccctgggccgGATCCTCCCGCCCTGCCGAGCGCGCTCCCCAGGCAGGCCAGGCCAGGGCGAAGCGCGCCGAGCGCATCGCTCGCCGCGGAGGAGGCGCGATGGCCCCGCAGCGCCGGGCGCTGCCCCGCGGCCCCGAGAGCGCCGGGACCGGGCCGGGACCGGCGACGGGAACAGGGACGGGCCGCGGGGGCCGCCGGCACAGCAGGTACCGGCACAGGGGGGCCCTGGCCCGCACCTCCCGCCCGCTGCCCCGggggcagcagtgcccaggccCGGCCGTGGGACCGCGGCTCCGGGGGAGCTGCGGTGGGAGGCGGGGTGGGATCGCGGGTGTTTgtaaatatatgtgtgtgtgtttgtgctcaAAACCAAGGCCGGGCGGGGCTCCCCGGTATGGGCCGGTCCCGCTCGGCCCGTCCGTCGCTCACGGGCCCTGCTGTGCTCCCCCCGCAGCGCCAGGAAGGGCCGCTCCCGGCAGGATCCGCGGGGATGGCGGGCGAAGGCGGCgatcctgctcctcctcttcaccgcggccggcggcggccTCCTGCTCTGGAGCCGCCTGCTCGCCCAGGATGGGATCTCCGGGGATGGGACCCTCCAGGATGGGGTCACCGAGGTGCTGGCACATCGCAGCGACAGCCTGCGGGACAAGTTCGTGGAGATCCCCTGCTCGGAGGACTACGACAGCCACAGACGGTTTGAAGGTATTCGGGCAGGCTTGTCCCACGTGGGGTGACTGTTCAGAGGGCCATAACAGCCGAGTCTGTGAAACCAAACTTCTGCTGCAAAACTCCCGTGTTTCCAGCAAACTCCTGGTCACTGAGTGTCGCTTAAAGCCCCAAACGTTCGAGCCCCTTGGGCCAGCCCAGAAGTTGTTCCGAGAGGTTACTCTGTCATTCCTGTGTAATTCTCTTCTGATGCTGCTTTGCTTGGCCTCTGTGAAATAAACCTTTTGCTAAGCCTGCTTCCAATTTCTTTTCATGCTCTGTTGATTCCTGAAGTAGGCTTTGGGAGTGAGTTTGTTGCTGGTCGATACCATACAGGGTATGGAATGGAACTGTTTTTAGGGCATTGTCTGTCACCAACATGTGGTAATTGCACAGGTACCAGTTTGTGACAGCTTGTTTTGAGATGTGCACGTGCTGATATCTTTTGATGCTGCCTACAGAGCACTTCTCTGCCTTTA harbors:
- the HEXD gene encoding hexosaminidase D isoform X1 codes for the protein MRSARFALAWPAWGARSAGREDPAQGRGRRRGGSGTTGNRDSGTRGQRDAGWQRRDSGAGAAGQGPAVCGGHGGGSPKQSRPEHAAAPGAPGPEGRRAPRAVPGTGEGGTWGRCRIYQAQVLPLFRALGATGLLLEYEDTFPYTGPLEPLRAPHAYSPAELRAVLSRARAQGLDVVPLVQSFGHMEFVLKHREFAHLREVPALPNALNPHKEESLALVKAMIDQVMALHEGLEWFHIGCDEVYYLGEGEESKQWLQQPDNTPEKLCLAHIKAVASCVASSYPRVTPIVWDDMLRGMSEQTLADSGVPQLVQPMIWDYAADLDVEGKVQLIEKYQRCGFSKVWFASAFKGATGVNQSLTLIGHHLKNHLEWLEVASRTPPDVLEGIALTGWQRYDHFSVLCELLPVAIPSLAVCLQALKNGGYSEKVKENVEELLGMSNLEIDTYMSTSLGTFPGSNILTLVTQVSFHLKSSVDELLERNRYVTGWFSPYHRKRKIIHPIIMHLFQPDAVSLLSKWNAVVQDLQAAMEQVFPQCAIEEWMEENVHPSLQKLQQVVDDLDEAIKAQN
- the HEXD gene encoding hexosaminidase D isoform X2, with protein sequence MRRRLVHLDLKGAAPRAPYLEQVLPLFRALGATGLLLEYEDTFPYTGPLEPLRAPHAYSPAELRAVLSRARAQGLDVVPLVQSFGHMEFVLKHREFAHLREVPALPNALNPHKEESLALVKAMIDQVMALHEGLEWFHIGCDEVYYLGEGEESKQWLQQPDNTPEKLCLAHIKAVASCVASSYPRVTPIVWDDMLRGMSEQTLADSGVPQLVQPMIWDYAADLDVEGKVQLIEKYQRCGFSKVWFASAFKGATGVNQSLTLIGHHLKNHLEWLEVASRTPPDVLEGIALTGWQRYDHFSVLCELLPVAIPSLAVCLQALKNGGYSEKVKENVEELLGMSNLEIDTYMSTSLGTFPGSNILTLVTQVSFHLKSSVDELLERNRYVTGWFSPYHRKRKIIHPIIMHLFQPDAVSLLSKWNAVVQDLQAAMEQVFPQCAIEEWMEENVHPSLQKLQQVVDDLDEAIKAQN